The following coding sequences lie in one Palaemon carinicauda isolate YSFRI2023 chromosome 7, ASM3689809v2, whole genome shotgun sequence genomic window:
- the LOC137644098 gene encoding prostaglandin G/H synthase 2-like, translating into MSTTKAESMTRPEWRREDEGPGDTKLVFGVAGIILAASFLFMRSPVTETQLPQAQMLTTTDYDPCCGYPCQNQGICMAWPGNNYTCDCTGTGYYGDNCEIPTWTAWLVKKIKPDPEGLHNFLTSNGWLWAILNRIPFIHKRLMTYVYLSRGDMVDSPPTYESDHSYITLNAYFNESYYARALPPVPEHCPTPMGDKGFKELPEVDLLIKKVFLRREFIPEPHDTNVLFQYYAQHFTHQFFRTDLKKGPQLTKGTGGVDVSNIYGLTENDRQALRSRVNGKLLTQVINGEEFPPYLKDVPDITMDYPPNVPIPENGKFALGHPFFALLPGLFAYATIWVREHNRVCDELLKVHPDWSDEQLYHTARLIIVGEVIKITIEDYVQHLSQYKLRLSFEPDLVHGTRFQYHNRIHVEFNHLYHWHPLIPDTLEVNGTNYGIMDMAYNTLPIFKHGLDEFIHSMVNSRAGALTNRNHAHVLYPVLKNVIESGRKLRFQSINAYRRRFSLRPFTSFEDLTGEKELAADLEEMYGDIEAVEYYVGLLAERPGPSITPLTMVNIGGPWSVKGLIANPICSPRYWKPSTFGGEEGMNIIKTASLEKLFCLNMKTGCKNIAFKVPEGTA; encoded by the exons ATGTCCACCACCAAAGCCGAAAGCATGACTCGACCGGAATGGCGACGAGAAGATG AAGGTCCAGGCGACACGAAACTCGTTTTTGGAGTCGCCGGCATCATCCTAGCGGCTTCTTTTCTCTTCATGAGGTCTCCCGTCACAGAAACTCAACTTCCACAAGCCCAGATGCTAACCACTACTG ATTATGACCCCTGCTGCGGATACCCATGCCAAAATCAGGGCATTTGCATGGCCTGGCCTGGAAACAACTACACATGTGACTGTACTGGAACGGGGTACTATGGGGACAACTGCGAAATAC CTACGTGGACAGCCTGGTTAGTGAAGAAAATCAAGCCTGACCCAGAGGGTCTTCACAACTTCCTCACATCCAACGGCTGGCTATGGGCCATTCTGAACAGGATCCCATTCATTCACAAGCGCCTGATGACATACGTGTATTTAT CCCGTGGCGATATGGTCGACTCTCCACCCACTTATGAAAGTGATCACAGCTATATCACTCTTAATGCCTATTTCAACGAAAGTTATTACGCTCGTGCCCTCCCACCCGTACCTGAACACTGCCCAACGCCTATGGGTGACAAAG GATTCAAGGAACTTCCAGAAGTTGACCTTCTGATCAAGAAAGTCTTCTTGAGGAGAGAATTCATCCCAGAACCCCACGATACCAACGTCCTCTTCCAGTATTATGCTCAGCACTTCACTCACCAGTTCTTCAGAACTGACCTGAAGAAAGGACCCCAGCTCACCAAAGGCACTGGTGGT GTTGATGTTTCCAACATTTATGGATTGACTGAAAATGATCGCCAGGCTTTGAGGTCCAGGGTCAATGGAAAGCTTCTTACTCAG GTAATTAATGGAGAGGAGTTCCCACCCTACCTGAAGGATGTTCCTGACATCACTATGGACTACCCACCTAATGTCCCTattccagaaaatggcaaattcgCCCTTGGACATCCTTTCTTTGCCCTCCTTCCTGGACTCTTT GCCTATGCAACCATCTGGGTACGTGAACACAACAGGGTCTGCGATGAGCTCTTGAAGGTTCACCCTGACTGGAGCGATGAACAGCTATACCACACAGCTCGTCTCATTATAGTTGGCGAAGTCATCAAGATCACTATTGAGGATTACGTCCAGCATCTGAGCCAGTACAAGCTGAGACTCTCCTTCGAACCAGATCTCGTCCATGGAACTAGATTCCAGTACCACAACAGAATCCATGTTGAATTTAACCACCTCTACCACTGGCATCCACTTATTCCAGATACACTTGAG GTCAATGGAACCAACTACGGTATCATGGATATGGCTTATAATACTCTACCAATTTTCAAACATGGTCTTGATGAGTTCATCCACTCTATGGTCAACAGCCGTGCTGGCGCG TTGACAAACCGCAACCATGCCCACGTACTTTACCCAGTGCTGAAGAATGTCATTGAAAGTGGACGAAAACTGAGGTTCCAGAGCATCAATGCTTACAGGAGGAGATTTAGTCTTCGTCCCTTCACAAGCTTTGAAGACCTAACTGGAGAAAAGGAACTAGCTGCAGATTTGGAGGAAATGTATGGAGACATTGAAGCTGTGGAATACTATGTTG GTCTACTAGCCGAGCGCCCAGGTCCTTCAATCACACCTCTGACAATGGTGAACATCGGAGGTCCTTGGAGTGTCAAAGGTCTCATTGCTAACCCCATCTGCAGCCCCAGGTACTGGAAGCCTTCCACCTTCGGAGGCGAAGAGGGCATGAACATCATCAAGACAGCCTCGCTGGAAAAGCTCTTCTGCCTCAACATGAAAACTGGATGCAAGAACATCGCCTTCAAAGTTCCTGAAGGCACGGCGTAG